GCAGCACTGTTGAGGTCTTTTTCCATATAGGTCTTTGCAAATTCCCCCAGTTCATCCGATATCCGTTCCTTTGCCTCGCCGATGAGAATCAAGCCTTTCACTTTATTCATAAGGTCTGAAATGATCTTATAGCTTCCGCCCTTGTCTTTTCCGCCGGCAATAAGGATCACCTTCCCCTCAATACTCTCTAATGCCCTGCGCGTAGCATCCACATTCGTAGCCTTTGAGTCATTATAGAATCTCACACCATTCAATTCCCTTATTGGCTCAACCCTGTGGGCAAGGCCCTTGAAGTTTCTCAAAACCTCTTCAACAACCTGTTGTCCGATGCCGTAGATATGGGAAACGAGAAGCGCTGAGAGGATGTTTTCAGTGTTATGGATACCGATAAGCGGAGATAAATTCCTTTTATAAACAAATTCCCTGCCGCCCAACCGCACATACATATTACCCTTATCAAAGAAGGCGCCTTCATTCAGCGTCTCGCAGGTGGTGAAAAAGAGCTTATTGGCTTTTATATCATAAGCGGTTTTGAGGTTTCCGTTTAATACTGCATGGTCAATCTCTGTCTGGTTTTCAAAGATTCTGTATTTTGCCGTTATATACTCCTCATAGTTTCTGTATCTGTCCAGGTGGTCTTCTGTGATATTCAGTAGAACTGAGGTCATCGGGTGGAAGGTCTCAATCGTTTCGAGCTGAAAACTGCTGACCTCAAGAATAACATATTTTGCCTTCCTGCCTTCTAACACATAGTTAAAGAGGGGATTCCCAATGTTGCCCCCAACAAAGACATCACCATATGCCCTTGTAAATATCTCGCCCAAAAGCGAGGTTACCGTTGTCTTGCCGTTTGTCCCCGTTATGGCGATGATGGGCTCCTTTACGAACGTGGAGGCAAGCTCTATTTCGCCTACTACCTTAATGTTCCTTTTTCGGGCCTCTTGAAGCTCCGGAAGTTCGCTGTTCACGCCGGGGCTGATCACAATTAATGGATGGGAGAGGAAATCATCCGTCCTGTGCCCGCCAAAATGTCCCTCAAACCGAACGTCCTTAAGGTCTGTCAAGGCGGCCATCAGGTCCTCTTCTTTTTTTGTATCAGTAATGGTAACCTTCTTTCCCAGACGGGCAAAAAATTTTGCAGTCGCAATGCCTGTTGCCCCAAGACCGACTACTAATATTTTATCCGGTAAATTCATATGTCCCCAATATAGCTAAATGCCGCATTTGTCACCGTAGCTTAAGCGTGCTAAGCGCAATCAGTGCCAGTATGATCGATATAATCCAGAACCTCACTACTATCTTTTCTTCATTCCATCCCTTCAGCTCAAAATGATGGTGTATCGGGGCCATTCGAAAAACCCTTTTCCCCCTCCACTTGAAGGAGAGCACCTGTATGATAACAGACAGTGTTTCCATTACGAAGATCCCGCCAACTATAACGAGCAGGATTTCCTGTTTTATGATGACAGCAATCGTCGCAAGCGATGCGCCCAGTGACAGCGATCCCGTATCCCCCATGAAGAGCTCTGCCGGATAGGCATTATACCAGAGGAAACCAATACCTGCACCTATCATTGCCCCGCACAGTATGGTAAGCTCGCCGGCGCCTTTCACGTAGAATATCTGGAGATACTGGGCAAATTTTATATTACCTGCAATATATGCAAA
This portion of the Pseudomonadota bacterium genome encodes:
- the murD gene encoding UDP-N-acetylmuramoyl-L-alanine--D-glutamate ligase, yielding MNLPDKILVVGLGATGIATAKFFARLGKKVTITDTKKEEDLMAALTDLKDVRFEGHFGGHRTDDFLSHPLIVISPGVNSELPELQEARKRNIKVVGEIELASTFVKEPIIAITGTNGKTTVTSLLGEIFTRAYGDVFVGGNIGNPLFNYVLEGRKAKYVILEVSSFQLETIETFHPMTSVLLNITEDHLDRYRNYEEYITAKYRIFENQTEIDHAVLNGNLKTAYDIKANKLFFTTCETLNEGAFFDKGNMYVRLGGREFVYKRNLSPLIGIHNTENILSALLVSHIYGIGQQVVEEVLRNFKGLAHRVEPIRELNGVRFYNDSKATNVDATRRALESIEGKVILIAGGKDKGGSYKIISDLMNKVKGLILIGEAKERISDELGEFAKTYMEKDLNSAAERAFEIADTGDIVLFSPMCSSFDMFKDYKERGNIFKKIVESM